From Hoeflea sp. 108:
TCGACATGTGTGCCGGATGGGCATCGAGTTGTAACGCCAACGGGGTAAACGGTCTTCCTGCCGCCGATCTCTGGTGCCACGGCATCGATCTTGGCGACGCCACGGACGCGAAGGTAATTATGGACAGTCCTCCGACGATGGTCATCGGCGGTAAGGTGCTGTGCGATAAGCGCGAATGCGACCGGGTTTCTCGCGTCACTTGCAGCGCTCGAAAGTAGGCATCTTTGGGTCGGACAATATTATCAGCCGCGCACCGCAGTTGCTGTGTAGGGCTGGGCCAGACCGATCAGGGGCAGCGAGTATCCCGTCAATCACACGTGAAATCGGCTGCTGGCTGGCAACTCCGCCGGCGCCGACGGCGCACTGAACCTCGATAGGGGCACCTCAATGAGTGGGCCTCAAAGCCTGATCACACCACTGCAATTGCGGGCAGATCGAAGGGCGGGCCGATCAATGGGGCGAGAATGCCCTCAATGACCGAAGATACCGGTGTATCAGGCGCGAATACGCTGCCGCCACCCGGCTCGAAGAACTCACGTTCGATCGTGTCCACCTTCTGACGCTTCACGCGCTTCGCAGGGTCAGTCACCACCGACAGAGAGCCGGGCTGCTTCAGTTCGATATAGGCGGCCTCGTAGCTGGCGTTGACGACGCGCAACGGCACTATGTCGGATGCTAGTGCCGATCCGAACGCTGAGGCGCCAGTGCGCGGCCATGCTCGCTCCTGGTCAATGCCACCCGTTGGGATGCCGGTGAAGCGCGCTCCATAGGCGCCGTCGATATAGGCACTGCCCCGCTGACGAGCCGCGCCAATATCACCAGCGGGCACAGTATAGCCGGCGGCGGTGGCATAGGTCGTGAAGCCCTCGTTGGTTCCGTAGCCAGGCATAAGAAGAATTTCTCCAAGATCCTGCGTCACCGCGATGGCTCGGCCGATATAACTCACTCATCGACCTTCAAAGGAGAAAGTGGCGATGACGAAGAACCAGGCAACTGCTCGGCAGCGAGCGTTTGAAAAGGGGCAGCAGGCGGCGCGTGAAGGCCGGCACGATAACAGGTACCCGCCGATTTCACTCGACCACGATCAATACGAGCAGGGGTTCGAAACGGAGATCGAAACGATCTTCGATTGAAAGCATGGGCCGGCGCGGCGGTTCGCTGCCGCGCCGGTTGACGTCAGGGCTGAGTTGCCAGTTCCTCGAGCGCGGCGACGATCTCGGCCTTTTTGTCCGGGGTCTTGTCGCCGAGCAGTTTGGAAGCTGCCGACTTGAACGCCATGAAGTTGCCGTCGGCCATGGCGAGAACGTCAGCGGGCGACTTGGCCTCACCGTTGCCCTGGCTCAACTTGGCCAACTGCGCTTCAAGATCGGCAACCTTCGACTTTTCGGCCTGCAGTTCGGTCGTCACGGCCGCGAACGAGGCATCGAAACGCTTGCGCATCTCTGCCATTTCAGCCGTATCGCCATTCTCGTCACGCTCATCGCCGCCCGAGGCCTTCTTCCTGCCCTTGCCATCAACGACGAGGTGACCGCCGTCGACCATGGCCTTGACGACTGGATGGCCCTTGGCTGCCTCCCAGATATCGGGCTCCACGACGATTGAACCGTGGCCGGGCACGACCTGCCCGGTCGGGAGGCCGAAGCCCCCCGGACGGGTGTTTTCCAGAGTAACTTGCTTCGTCATGACGACACCTCAGATGCCATCGAGGTAGCGCATCGCGCCCGGGCGGCGCACTTCAACGCCACCGGTGCGGAAGATGCCCGGAACCTCGAACTTCAGGAGACGCTGTTCGGCCTGGAGCCAACGCAGCGGCATCGGTACGTGCATCTTCACGACATCGGGCGTGCGACGGTAGGCCACCATACGCTGAGTGCCGCCGGCGCCGGCCGTTTCCAGACCGAAGACCGCCCGGATGGTCAGCGGACGGCCTGTACGTGCCGTGTACCCGAGCCCGAGCTTGTTGATCTGGCCGGAGACGTCATCCTCGTGCAGTCGTTGCATGATGACGATGATCGCCGACCGGATGGGGTCATTCAGGCGCGTTGGCACGGACTCTCGGAAGATGCGGCTCGTGTTGATCCGCTCTGCCTCACTCTCGGCAGTTTCGGTCGAATGCGGGTCGTCGATGATCACCCGGTCGCCGCGGCCACCGGTGAGGCTGGCGAACGGCACGCCTTCACGATTGCCGGTCTTGGTGTTGGCGAAAGAAGCTTCGCCAGCCCTGACAAGCTCGACCTCAGGCCATAACGCCCGGTACCACTCCGACTGCACCAGGTCGCGCATGCGCCGGCTATCGCGCTTGACGTACTTCTCCGCATAGGAGGTCGTCAGATATCGCAGCGACGGCCTCCCAACCGGCCCCCATTCCCAGGCCGGCCATAGCACCGACGTCAGCAGTGATTTCATCGTGCCAGGCGGCACATTGATCAGCAGGCGATTGATCTGCCCGGCGGTTACTGCCTCGAGGTGGTCGGATATCGCGTCAAGGTGCCATCCATGCACGAAGGTCGAGTTGGGCTCGACGACGTGCCAGGCCTCACGAATGAACCCAGAGAGCGTCTGGCACCGCGCCCTGATGCGTTCCGCATCCCGAGCTACCCGCTCCCGCTCGGCTTCAGCCGCCCTACGCGCCCTCTCCGCTCGGATCTGGCGCATCATCGTCGCCGGGTCCGGCAAGCGGGCCGAAGATGCGTTCGAGCTGATCGAGTTCATCACCACTCAGTTTCGTCAGGTCGACTGTCTGGATTGGGCCGCCACGGGGGCCTGAGTGCTGGTGGGCGGCGAGCTTCGGGTGCACATAGGGCGCGGCAGCCTTGGCCATATCATCGCGCCTAGCGGCATCTGCCTTGCTGTTGCGCATGACCTTCAGCATGTAGTCGAGAGGTGTGTCGCCAGTGGCCGCCACCTTCTTCTGCCGCTCTACTGACGCTTTATTCGGTGCACCACGCTTGCGCCCTGCCCCAGGCCTATTGCCGCCGCGAGACATGTTTGATTTCCTGCACTGGGGTTTGATTGTTTTTCAAAGGAACAGCGGCGGATGGGCTACCTAACAACGGATTGTCCACACTGCGGAGCAGAGCATGTTGGAATGCCCTTGTTTGGCGCTATGCATGCCACTCCGAACCTATTCAACAATGAGTACAAGAATTGGTTTGGTTTTGCGGGGGTCTACTGTGGCAAGTGCCTGACGCCCTTTGGAGTGAGAGTTGGCCCCGGCAAGGACCGGAACATACCAGACAGCAACAGCCTCCTTCAGGAGGCCCTTGCACACCCAGCTGACGTGCAGCATTTCGATCTGACTTGGAGGCTTGTTACCGTAGAGGCAGATGCCCCGTCTTTGGAGCACCTCCCAGAGAAAGTTGGACGCGCCTTACAGCAAGCTCATGCGAACTTTGAACGGCCCGGTTGTGAAGAACCTGCGGCCGTGTTTTACGGCAGAGCTATCGAGCTGGGGTTGAAGTACGCTCACCCCAACGTAACTGGGACGCTGGCACAGCGAATAGCCCGCTTGGCGGCTGATCGAGTGTTGCCTCAAGCTATGGCGGACTGGGCGACGGAAGTACGCGTGGTTAGAAATGACGGCGCGCACGACGATGGCGTTTCACGAGATGACGTGTTGGCCGCGCGAGACTTCGCGGACGCTTTCTTGCGCTACCTGATTACCATGCCGGCCATGGTCGCTGCACGTCGGCCTCCATTGGAGGGACAAAGCTAAGAAAACTAGACACCGCCCCCCGGCAAGCCACAGATACAGAGCGGGCCGGCACCGCAGTAGGCAACCGGCCCTCCAAGGATCAGCCCAGACGGATGTGCGGGTCGATGCGCGAGTAGGCGTCGATGTTGAAACGCCAGGCGGTCAGCGGCTGGTTGGCAACGGCGTAGGTCACAGCGTGGGCGTCACGACTTCGCATGTCATGCTGTCGCTCGGCGACGAGGATCGCATCGACCGACACCACCTCGGGCAGCACATAGACGTAGGTGTCAGGCGAGACGCTGTATAGACCGACATCACGGTCCACCGCCGATGCCGGCATACTGAACAGGATGGCAGCCGCGAGCATGGCGAGGCCACCGAAGAAGAGACTTCGGAACGTTCGAACCATCTGGGTTCCTTTCGGGGTTGATTGCCGGGATCACCCGCCCGGCCGGGAACTCATCTCGACAGGTGTCGAGAGTGATGGGAGGATGCCCGCCTCAACGGGAGGGGCGAATGGGACAGCAGCGCTTGAGCCAAAACGGGAAGCCATGGCCCCCTGGAGTTGAGCCGTTGCCTCTCGATGGGTTCGAGATGCTGGGCTTCCATCGCGAGACTAAGGCACTCCATTGGGATGGTGTTCCGGTTATCACGAAGCACGAGCTCGGGAAGCGCGAGTTCTTCCTTGCTGCTCTCGCCGCGTGGGCGACAGCCATCGCCGCTCTGATCGCAGCCTTGGCATTCGCCTTGCAAGTGTATGCTCAGTATGGCGCAGTCACCCCGCCCGTTTAACGGGTGCCCTTTGATCCAGAAGTTCAGGGAGGTGCCGGGGCTTGGCATCGGCGGCGCGCCAGTGATTGGCGTAGCTCACCGAAGATATCTGTTCTGGGTGTAGTTCTGCCTGATTTTCGGACACGAGGTCAACGGCACTGTTCAACCGAACAAGCTGCATTCGGTTCAAGTCGTTCGCAATCAGTTGACAGATACGGGTTACAGCCCGGCGCAACGTTCTGACATTCATGCCCTCGCCGCTGGCGAAATCGTTGATCGAGCGTCCGCGGCGGGTCTTCACCCATGCCCACGCGTAGAGAAGCACACGGTCGGCTTGCTTGGGAAGGGCGTTGATCCACTCCCAGGTCTGGGGCATCCGATCGATGGCAGCGCGGCTGGGCCGAGCCTTGTACCGCGACGGTTCGGATCGGCCATCCTCGACCACTGGCGGCATCGAGTTACCGAACTCCCTCGGTCCCGGCGCATTGGGCATGAGCATCAGCGTCTCTGCCGCCTCGAGCACACGCTCCTCAACTGCTTTCGCGGTCCATGCCTCGTAGTTCAAGCCGCTCTCCTCATCCATTCGATCAGATCGCCCTGCAGCGGTTCGAAGAACCTCAGGGTCAGGAGCACCCGCAGGACATCGGTTGTCGCCACCGGTGCATTCATGGCCTTGGCCTTGTGCCTCAACTCACCGAGCTCGATCGCATTGAAGTCGTCAACCAGAGACGGCCGGCGCATCAGCTCCGGCTTCCTGAGGAGCACCGACGACACCGCCTTGATCATGTCTGCGTAGAGCTCGGCTGAATTGGCCTTGGTCCCCGTCATCAGCATCAGCACCAGCCGCAAGTGATCCTCGCCATGATCCTGGCCGATCTCCCTCAGCGTCGGCTTGCAAAAACACTCCCGCGGCTTCCGGCTGGTAGGGCTATGCTCGTGCCCTTCCCGCAGGATGACCCCGCATTCGCGGGCTACCTTCCAGATGTCGCAGGGGTGCTGCTTCAAGCCTGATCCTTCACCTTCTGATCGACAATGGCGCCGAACTCGCCGAACGACATGCCAGCAACCTTGATGATGCGCGCTACGAGCAGCGTCGACGGCCAGCGCAGTATCCCGCCGCGGGTAATCCGCTTGGACTTGTTCATCGCTGTTGCGTCATGCTCGGCCAAGATTGCCAACCGAGACACGGAAATGCCCATCGTCGCGGCGACCATCTCGATTGCAGCCCAGACGGCGGCATGATGACGTTCCATGTTGTCGCTCTCACTCACGCCCTGCGCCTCCTCTCGATCTTCACCTGTCGGCCCTTCACGACGATAGCGCCCAACACCGCCTCTTGATCGTTGGCGGCTCTAGCTGCGCGCTGTTCATGCCATGCAGCTACGCCGAGCACATCCTCAACTACGGCCGTGCGCTCGGAATAGATGGTTGGATTCAGGATGCGCCGAACGCATTCCTTTGCCGCCTCGATGGCCTGGCCAGCCGTATCGCACTCGACCGGGGCTCCATCCTTGCGGACATAACGCCAACGCTCAGTGGCGAAGAGCTTGAACAGCGGCCGATAGCGCCCGTTCCAGGGCATGTGGGAATAGTCGGGGAGGAATTCGCCGCTCATGCCATCTCCTTGATCGGCTGGCCCTTGCTGTCGCTGATGACCTCAATGGTGGTGAACAGCAGCGCGCACTTGTGGCATTTGCGCCGGCGAAGGGCCGTGTCGAACTTGGGCCGGCTGTCGATCACCTTCAGCAGGTGCGACTTGCAGACCGGGCATTTCAGTCCGTTGCGGTTGCTCATCAGAAGCCCTCCCCGAACAACGTCTCGGGCTCTTCCTGAGCCAGCGACTTGAACATGGTGAACTCGGCGTCGAAGCCGATCAGCGGGGCTCGACCAGGTTCACCGCGCCGGCGCTTGTGATTGATGATTGCCGCCTGCCCCCGTGCCTCTTCCATCTTCTGGATCATGATCTGCTTTTTGGTCAGCTCGCCCTCTTTCACGCGCTCCGGCGGCATGGTCGGCAGCATTTCGCGGAACAGCGGCTCGGGCCGGTACAGGCTGAACCAGACGTCGAGGGACTGCTTGATGGAGCCGCCACCGTAGGCGTCACCCATGACTGGCCGGAAGGCTGTGTAAGCCCCGCTGGACTGCCACCGACGCTTCCAGTCGTCATTACGCTGGATCAGGATGACGACGGCGACGTTGAGCGTCTTGGCCAGCGCCTTGAGGCCCCGATACAGCGCGTTGATGCGCTCAGCGAACATGTCCTTGGGGTTCGGCAGCGCGATCATCTTGGCATGGTCGATGACGATCAGGTCGAGCCCCTGGCTCTTCACCATCGCCTCCGCCTTGATGCGGATGTCAGACAGTGTGCACTCCCCGAACCCGACGATGTAGAAGGGCAGATCGGTCGAGGCGATCATCTCGCGCTCGAGGTCACCGGTTTCCTTCGAAGTCAAGGTGTAGGCGTCAATTCGGCCGAGGGTGATGTGGCTCTGCTGCGCTGCTGCCTGAAGAGCCGCCTCCTCGTCCGTAACCTCGATCGAGAAGAATGCCGACTTGAACCCACGCGAGGCCGCGAACCGGCACTGCTGCAGGCTGAACGACGTCTTGCCGCCACCGCTGTCCGACATGAGGCCGATCAGGTTGCCTCGGCGAATGTCGCCGAGGGCCGACGTGATCTCGGGCAAGAACCACGGAATGCGGGAGGATGCGTCGCCGCTGGACTTGGCAGCCTTGTCGACGGCATTCGGCAAGATGACGCCATACTGGGCGGACGCAGCTCGTTCGTTGCCTTCGCTGGCGATCCTGGTCAACCTGCTGGCTGTCTCGCCGATGATCTTCTCGGGCGTCATATCGATCGGCATGTTCTGGGCGAGCGCTTCCAGATTCCGCGCGGCGTCGATCAATTGGTGCCGTGACCACATTTCGATGATTGCCCGACCGTAGTCGTAGGCGTTGATGACCGTGACCGCGCCAGCCGCCAGTTGAACGACATAGGTGAACAGGGTCAGTTCGCCCACCATCGCCATAGCCGGAATGTACGGCTTGATCGTGATCGGATTGGCGCCCCTGCCCTCGGCGATCATGGTGCCAATGATCTCGTATAGCTGGCCGTGGATGGCCTCGGCGAAGTGCTGCGGCCTCAGGAAGCCGGCGACGCGCCAATAGGCATCATTCGAGGTGAGAATAGCGCCAAGGAGCGCCTGTTCCGCTTCCAGGGCGTCGGGGAGCGCTTCACGGAAAGAACCAGGGTGCGCGTTCATGCAACCTCCATTGGGACCGAAGACAGCCGGTTGCAGCCCCAAGCTCTTGTGCGCACTGGAGACATTCTTATGTTTTCGTTGGGCGAGAAGGGGACACGTTCATGCGTTGGAACAAGGACGGCCATTTGGCGCTGGGTCTGGCACTCGGCTTCATGGGGGCTCTGGCCGCATTCGTTTGGTTGAATGCAACTGCGCAATTGGGGTTTTGTGGTCCTGATGAGAACTACGGCGCCTGCATTCGAGAATGGGTCGGAGCGCTTAGTGGTTGGGCGGCCGCGATCGCTGCGGTGGTAACTTTGTTTGCGCTCTACAGCCAACTCGCAGCGCTCTATGACCAGCTCGCGGAGCAGCGAAAGCAAACCAACTTTACAGTGGGCGATGCAATGCCAACGATGGACTTCGTTAGAGTTCGGCGAGCGAAGGTCGCGGTATTGCGGATAGTCAACTGGAACAGAAGGACCCTCATTTGGAGTGGCAACTTTGAGATAGCGAACCACAATCTCAACCTCCTTCAAGCATATCGCTGGGAGATTGACGGAGAAGCGGAAGATGCTGAAGGCCCGCACTGTTGGCCACTGATAATCCCAGGATGGGAGGACAGGTCGAAACCTCCACATCACGCGCGAGTTTTCTTTACCGTCGCGAAAGACGGCGACCCATTGGATCAGGACGGCAACACCAAAATCGGAGCTTCTATGCTCTTGGCTGACGAACACAACCGACGGATCGGGGTGTGGGCCACGATGACTAGCGGCTAAAATACTTGGCCTTTCCTGTGCCATTCTAAGCCGCCCTCTCGACTATCATTCGGTATGTCTGCGTCGCTTGGCCGGCCACGGCGACACCCACAGCCTCTGCCGCGTCCGCGTTCTTGACATCGATCTTGAATGCCCGGCACCGGTCGACTGCGGCACGCTTCCATGCCGCCCGATCAAACCCAGGCGAGCGCCCCATGCCGAGGAAGTGCTTTCGCCATGTCGCCGACGGGATCGTCTCCCAAGGGATGCGATAGGCGGCGATGATCGCCACAGCGGCACACACCAGCCCTTCGAGCTGCAGTGCGTTCGGATTGATGGTTTGCTCTTCGACTAGGCCGCCGAGGTCCTGCCGCTTCTTCGTGAAGGTCTTCACGTTTCGCATGGGTTGCTCGATCGAGACGAAGTCGGGCCGGCCAGCCTTGAACATCACCACGAGCTTCTGAGCGAGCGACGCCGCCTTTTCCTCGGCGTTGTCACCTTCAGCCTTGATGAGGCCTGTCTTGATTGATGCGAGAGGCGAGCCGGGCTCGTACCAGGCGAAGCCGGTTACCGTTGCGATGTCGAGGCCGAGGATAAGCATCAGGGGCGCACCACCGTCATAAACAGCACGAAGGCATAGGCAGCAGACGTGGCGCAGCCCCACAGGCAGATTGCAGCCAGCCGGCGACGCAATGGCGTGATGGGACCGTCCATTACGCAGCCTCCCCGCATTTGCCGCTCGCGTTGTCCGCCCATGAGGCGTAGGCTGCGGAATGAACAGCAAGCACAAGCTCCCGGCGACGCTCGTACTCTGCGCCGGTCACCCGACCAAATTTTACCTTGTCTCCACCATCGACGACGCCGCGGACTTCCTCTTCATTCATTGGACGGGAAACGACAGTATTCGGTGGCTTGACGCCATGAACCAGTGCGCTCTTGCCGCCGCAGGCACGGTTTCCGTGGAAAGCGCGACGTCCACGTTTGTCGCAGCAATCAGAGCCGCCGGCATGCGTGTCGACCCGGCCGTTCTCATGTAGCGGCTTCAGCATCACTTACTCCGCCGCTTCGGCGAACGGGTCACCGACTTCCTCGCCACCCTGGATCAGCTCGTCGCCGCCCTTGGCCGCGTTCCGCTTCTCCATCGCTGACTGCAGGTCTTCGCGCATGATGCGCTGGCCTTCGTGCCAGCCCTGCAACCATGCCTGACCTGCAGCAGATGCTGCGTCATACGGAGCTTCTGGACCCTTGCCGAGCAGACCAGCCGCCTTGCCCTCCTCGAATGCCCTGTCTTCAAGCGGTGTGCGATCGACGAACATGTCAGGCTGGAAGTTGACCGGCAGCGCGAACCACGATGCAATCTCGGCACGACGAAGAATTTCCGCCGGCACAATGTCGGGGTCTTCGAGCGCTGCGCACCGTGCCATGTAATCCAGATCGGCCATGACCAGACCGTCGGCCTTCGCAGTCTTCTTCAGCTTCTTCAGCGCGTCCTGCGCCGACCTGACGATGCCCTTCTGCGCCTCGATCAGATTGAAGTGGTGGAACATAAGGGCGCGCTGTTCGCCGACGCTCAACTCGCTGTTGTGTCCTGCTATGCTCATGTTGCTCTCCTCACCACACCGTGGCGCGTTGGGTTGTCGGTCGTTGGGTGATGGCCATGCTGTTGGCGTCGATGGCCCAGATGGTCACAAGGACCGCCGCAGCCGCGCAGGCTGCATAAGCAACCCCTCGCGCCGGCCGGTGCCTCACCCGCTCAATTTCGAGCATCAAAGTCGCTCGTGCCCACCTGCGTAGGCTTTTGGTAATCCGCATCTCGGGTCGCTTTCAGTTCGTGCCGCTCCGCGTCTTTGCGGTCGGCGGCGGCCTCGGTTCGCTCGCACATCTGGTCGTATGCGAGCTTCAGCCGGCGATACGCCTCACCGGCCACGTCTGACATTTCTCCGACCCTGTACTGGAGCCGATAGAGGTAGCTCTCGCGAACCCCGATCCGCTTCGAAAGCCGGAACCTTGCCGCCCCGTCAGTATCTTTCCTGCCCCGATACTCAGCGTCATGCAGAGCATCGGCCCAGGTCTTTGCTTCGTTCAGTGCAACGGTACTCATGCCGCCCTCGGAAGAACTTTTTCCGTGCTCGGAAAAACGTTTGCCGCACATTCCAGGTCTCCACGGTTACGTTTGAACCGTGGGTTGCCGGCTATTTCCGCCGGGTAGCCCACTAGGCGGGGTGTCCCGTCGGAGTAGTCCAACGTCAGATCCATGAAAGGATCGAACCATGCGCACTCATCAGAACCGCCGAGCCCGTCAGAGTGTGCAGCTGCAGTTTTCGTTCTCATGGCCTGCAAGCCCTGCGAACGAAGGTGAAAAGTCCAAGGCCGATCGCGGCTGCAACCGCTATCGGCCAGACAATGAT
This genomic window contains:
- a CDS encoding DUF982 domain-containing protein, producing MNSKHKLPATLVLCAGHPTKFYLVSTIDDAADFLFIHWTGNDSIRWLDAMNQCALAAAGTVSVESATSTFVAAIRAAGMRVDPAVLM
- a CDS encoding DnaB-like helicase C-terminal domain-containing protein, translating into MNAHPGSFREALPDALEAEQALLGAILTSNDAYWRVAGFLRPQHFAEAIHGQLYEIIGTMIAEGRGANPITIKPYIPAMAMVGELTLFTYVVQLAAGAVTVINAYDYGRAIIEMWSRHQLIDAARNLEALAQNMPIDMTPEKIIGETASRLTRIASEGNERAASAQYGVILPNAVDKAAKSSGDASSRIPWFLPEITSALGDIRRGNLIGLMSDSGGGKTSFSLQQCRFAASRGFKSAFFSIEVTDEEAALQAAAQQSHITLGRIDAYTLTSKETGDLEREMIASTDLPFYIVGFGECTLSDIRIKAEAMVKSQGLDLIVIDHAKMIALPNPKDMFAERINALYRGLKALAKTLNVAVVILIQRNDDWKRRWQSSGAYTAFRPVMGDAYGGGSIKQSLDVWFSLYRPEPLFREMLPTMPPERVKEGELTKKQIMIQKMEEARGQAAIINHKRRRGEPGRAPLIGFDAEFTMFKSLAQEEPETLFGEGF
- a CDS encoding major capsid family protein; amino-acid sequence: MMRQIRAERARRAAEAERERVARDAERIRARCQTLSGFIREAWHVVEPNSTFVHGWHLDAISDHLEAVTAGQINRLLINVPPGTMKSLLTSVLWPAWEWGPVGRPSLRYLTTSYAEKYVKRDSRRMRDLVQSEWYRALWPEVELVRAGEASFANTKTGNREGVPFASLTGGRGDRVIIDDPHSTETAESEAERINTSRIFRESVPTRLNDPIRSAIIVIMQRLHEDDVSGQINKLGLGYTARTGRPLTIRAVFGLETAGAGGTQRMVAYRRTPDVVKMHVPMPLRWLQAEQRLLKFEVPGIFRTGGVEVRRPGAMRYLDGI
- a CDS encoding DnaT-like ssDNA-binding protein, with amino-acid sequence MPGYGTNEGFTTYATAAGYTVPAGDIGAARQRGSAYIDGAYGARFTGIPTGGIDQERAWPRTGASAFGSALASDIVPLRVVNASYEAAYIELKQPGSLSVVTDPAKRVKRQKVDTIEREFFEPGGGSVFAPDTPVSSVIEGILAPLIGPPFDLPAIAVV
- a CDS encoding DUF6362 family protein, producing the protein MNYEAWTAKAVEERVLEAAETLMLMPNAPGPREFGNSMPPVVEDGRSEPSRYKARPSRAAIDRMPQTWEWINALPKQADRVLLYAWAWVKTRRGRSINDFASGEGMNVRTLRRAVTRICQLIANDLNRMQLVRLNSAVDLVSENQAELHPEQISSVSYANHWRAADAKPRHLPELLDQRAPVKRAG